Proteins encoded in a region of the Streptomyces sp. NBC_01471 genome:
- a CDS encoding LamG-like jellyroll fold domain-containing protein, protein MALLVLTALAVMLTTQQAEAEDLTLGAFALPSLTSLSSWFKDPKWGKLPHQQGGSAVSRSHRASAAATRAGKGAGHAPGKGHGELDAYRPYAKAGGRGKHGKSNKSRSTQGFDARTSKRDARKSSRTATAFDNADGTVSRKVYQSPVNYRDGKGQWQPIDTAVRTGSDHRWHEKKNSLAVDFAPQAGDSALASLATDDKHSLAYGLKGAAPVAGKTTGTRVTYQGVLPHTDLEVAPIATGLKESVVLHSAQAGNSWTFPLKLKGLTPKQADDGSIDLRNSSGKTVERIPSAYAFDSKIDPRSGDPGTTHAVTYALVREQGSYALKVTLDEHWLHDTRRVFPVTVDPTVTDGWTTTYAESGNDGDHSSEQTIKVGSYDSGTHSAVSYVNHWDTAWDGSGATVTSATLHLFDTWAATCTAERFDVALVTSAWTPSGVTGYPGPTHGSSIGNATPSVPNACANSAADRSVGDWVSVPLTASAIQGWFNGTTADNGLAVYASTADTLHWKQFGSFNDPSLGPYIVVNYTSNTPPQLYEQFPDNNAVVNTTTPELTAWAGGANSTDGSTNKYEFQVYDSTNKKVADSGLIATGDWTVPAGKLKWGQTSYWTVQAYDAGMYSTATYTAISVQVPQPAITSGLSQNSSDHGFDASSSNYTTSDTDASISTVGPSLDVERDYNSRDPRWTGGFGAGWSSIFDSRATEQYTATGAVSSVFVTYPDGSQVGYGKNPDGTFTAGAGRFATFKAVTGGYSLTDKDDTAYTFTQSLGAGGYGLTSVTDADGRAVSLTWAGGHVTQMASTVSSRALHLTWFTPAGASTAHIQTVVTDPVTAGAPATAQTWTYDYTGDQLSTVCSPISTTACTKYGYQSGSQYQNASLDLDPHAMWPMSEASGSTAKDAVLANEGTTNATYQNVALGQPGPLTGGTATVAGFNGTSSDVVLPNDLGNDTDSGALSLWFKTSAGPGVLYSYASQPISSGDAAGFYTPSVYVGTDGKLNAEFWYSGGINPITTSASVADGKWHHVVLSAAGNSQSLYLDNAKVGSRSGTVSIQSAVAFGKNQPFNYLGTGFLGGNWPDEPHQSSTSKDGYATYFNGSIADAAWYDRPLVAADVSSLYKYGTHAASLLTSITRPSGKTYQAMAYDPVTTALTQETDENGGVWKLGAPTVTGSSQTYRGAVLGSAPATYLRLGEASGATTAADETRGGNGTYSGATLGAAGPFTDQKTASFNGTSSRVQIPDTVTGDKEATAEVWFSTTHGGGILLNAQSGPVGGTVSSTAPILWIGSDNKLHGGFYTTGGSVQLSSAGTVTDGKWHHALISATGTDQTLYLDGNQSATKASTAALTNSARSTIYLGTGTTGSGWAGLTSGTTAYYNGSLAEAALYRTALTAQDAAAHVEAAKNSTGLLPVETVKVTSPTPATLTYTYDVTNSNRALTETDGLGNKTSFGYDTGGFEHTVTDPNGAMTVTGHDVRGNVVSSTTCQDQAANRCSTDYYSYYPDDTTAQLTTADPRNDLLLTERDGRSSSATDDTYLTSYTYDTAGDQTKITGPAVAGFPDGRSTSTVYSDGTSAYPAADSGAVPKGLPVETVSPGGAVNSVSYFKNGDVASTTDAVGLVSTFSYDGLGQVLTKKVVSDTYPAGLTTTFTYDAAGQVTEEDDPQLTDRITGATHAAVSTTAFDADGNVTSQTVADAKGGDKSRTEKQTYDAYDHVQTESDANNAAGASNGNTTTYTYDLSGNKTTEVTSSGTETRYTYNDNGDLLTQGVMYSGSPLNPQPPSLLTESSRAYDPAGRLASVTDAMGNTTAYTYTDDGLTATVKRTSADGSSSSVLEADTYDAEGNVLTSTTDNGENVTTYTVDAASRNTSTTTDPTGVDRVSTVSYTPDDEVASESDHDASGYDATTTSTYDAMGNTLSETLYGDASGHPSGWWKLNQPSGTNVTDSSGTGNTATVSGATWSDSAAHFSGTTGQQISTNAPVLDTTASYTVSAWVNLDSLPTHNAAVVAQTGSTNSSFMLMYNTSHNGTPLWDMEQTTKDASGTAFPGAYATAAPKAGSWTHLVGVFDATTGAEQLYVDGALSGTGTNATPWNASGPLTIGQDKYAGSDSDPLPGGVSNVQVYQRALSASDVSSLYGKGRNGGTVGSSNEQTTSYTYDKRGLQSSMTDAEHNTTNYSYDEAGNLAVTTAPAVQAEADGTNPATMHPVTSSGFNTFGESVEEQDPDGNVTTTAYDANGNKVSEALPPYTPPDASEPVADTSVWTYDSDGNQLTQTTPGGRTTHSLYDQLGNVVQVTDADGKNTQASYDTAGDQLTSTDPTGASTQSTYDYLGRPLTSTTLERYPSTRTLTTTNSYAVSTGNPYGAHLASTTSPGGVTTSYGYNRAGDVTSMTDGAGNTTKYTYDFDDNPQKTILADGTWSETDYNASGQPTYDKQYDANDKLLSQSSQEYDGAGNVIASTDPNGHTSRFTYDGAGTVTQEIQPVDASTSITTSFGYDAAGNRTRFTDGRGNAWRYTYNGRGQQASIAEPTTAQYTSAADSTTAFAYDADGQMTKAVLPGGTTTSMTYDANGDLKTMSGQGADAATATRNFTYDSNGRVKSADTDAAGIAGQADHQDATHEAFGYDDRSDLLSASGSAGTSSFTYNDDSSPLTRTDAAGTTKYGYDTAGRLKTLDDPATGTQLSYTYGQLNEVKQIQYGATGQVRTLGYNSAHELTGDTLRQGATNLSNITYGYDNNGNLKSKKTEGVTGASSNTYTFDWADRLTSWNNGTKNTAYSYDASGNRVRVGSDVYTYDARDQLTSDGTHTYSYSARGTMTSQSSVADGTQKFTTDAYGGQITAGTQSFGLDAMGRDITDRESVSGDTRTFQYSGADNTIASDDDSTYTYDPSGGLVGIGSQTGGPGVLALTDQHDDVVGTFTSGASTLTGSASYDPLGNTLGLSTVAGHLGFQSGWTQPGSTPDTDSGDVGTASRWYNPDTGTFRNKDSIALDPVPNSVSANPFAYVDDNPMAGTDESGNCSWYDVVCGAKKVVHKAKHVVKKVAHKVYHAVKKAVKKVVHAAKHVARKIVHKVRDVYHATVRVVRRVYHYTSRRVRRVYHAAVHVVHTAYHKVSKVVHRVVHAAKKVVHTVKKAVKKAAHVVKQAARTAYHATVTAAKTAATFVKHHAAAITSFVVSTAVFAGCEAVTAGVGSIGCAAAAGAAGALVTQGFACAQKGGDACSVGAFAGSAVEGGIEGALGGALGKIGGSLLAKAAPKAMKVVGGLFGKGASEAEDTAATDATSEATARGEQEAAGSRTEGCGTVHSFTGGTRVLMANGFSKAIAQVKVGDTIANSVPGVSGTEAHKVTAVIVTHTDHDFVDVTVKAGGAAAAKDASASPSAGKASVAKSIAKKAVRKAAFGLAASAAVLGALSAHHATGPASDTATVAAVSQVQAADASAPVAAKEVATKGEHLTTTFHHPFYDKTRAAFTEAKNLHQGDVLQTPAGTAKVISVRLYHANTTTYDLTIGSLHTYYVLAGATPVLVHNCNGTIDPKLVRFSQDTVSPRFSSGETIEQTAAGLRSGYVKPEDLPTMRLQYKGGNLHTLDNRRLVAFQKAGVQMPFRMATPEEIAAESWKFTTKNEGRSIVINHFDPVGWAP, encoded by the coding sequence GTGGCGTTGCTCGTACTCACGGCGCTGGCCGTCATGCTGACGACCCAGCAGGCGGAGGCCGAAGACCTGACGTTGGGAGCGTTCGCGCTGCCGAGCCTCACTTCGTTGTCGTCCTGGTTCAAGGATCCGAAGTGGGGCAAACTCCCCCATCAGCAGGGCGGTTCGGCCGTCAGCCGCAGCCACCGCGCGTCTGCTGCCGCAACCCGGGCGGGCAAAGGTGCAGGGCATGCTCCGGGGAAGGGTCACGGCGAACTCGACGCCTACCGTCCCTACGCCAAGGCGGGCGGCCGTGGGAAGCACGGCAAGAGCAACAAGAGCCGCAGCACCCAGGGGTTCGACGCCCGCACCAGCAAGCGCGACGCACGCAAGTCCTCACGCACCGCCACCGCCTTCGACAACGCAGACGGCACGGTCAGCCGGAAAGTCTACCAGTCACCGGTGAACTACCGGGATGGCAAAGGCCAGTGGCAGCCCATCGACACCGCAGTCCGGACAGGATCCGACCACCGGTGGCACGAGAAGAAGAACTCCCTGGCCGTCGACTTCGCACCCCAGGCCGGCGACTCCGCCCTCGCCTCCCTTGCAACAGACGACAAGCACTCCCTCGCCTACGGACTGAAGGGCGCCGCGCCGGTCGCGGGCAAGACCACTGGAACCCGTGTCACGTACCAGGGCGTTCTGCCTCACACCGATCTGGAAGTCGCACCGATCGCCACCGGGCTCAAGGAGTCCGTCGTCCTGCACTCCGCTCAGGCCGGCAACTCCTGGACGTTCCCCCTCAAGCTCAAGGGACTGACACCGAAGCAGGCCGATGACGGCTCCATCGACCTGCGGAACTCATCGGGCAAGACGGTCGAGCGCATCCCTTCGGCGTATGCCTTCGACTCGAAGATCGATCCGCGCTCCGGAGACCCGGGCACCACCCACGCGGTCACTTACGCACTCGTCCGGGAACAGGGCAGTTACGCGCTCAAAGTGACCCTCGACGAGCACTGGCTCCACGACACACGCCGTGTCTTCCCCGTCACGGTCGACCCGACCGTGACCGACGGCTGGACCACCACCTACGCCGAGTCCGGCAACGACGGCGACCACTCGTCCGAGCAGACCATCAAGGTCGGCTCCTACGACTCCGGCACCCACTCAGCCGTCAGTTACGTGAACCACTGGGACACCGCGTGGGACGGCAGCGGCGCCACCGTCACCTCCGCGACCCTGCATCTCTTCGACACCTGGGCCGCCACCTGTACGGCCGAGCGGTTCGACGTCGCCCTGGTGACGAGCGCCTGGACTCCGAGCGGTGTCACGGGTTACCCCGGTCCGACGCACGGCTCCTCCATCGGCAACGCCACCCCGAGTGTCCCCAACGCCTGTGCCAACTCCGCCGCGGACCGCTCTGTCGGTGACTGGGTGAGCGTCCCGCTGACGGCCTCTGCCATCCAGGGCTGGTTCAACGGCACCACCGCCGACAATGGGCTCGCCGTGTACGCGTCCACCGCGGACACCCTGCACTGGAAGCAGTTCGGTTCGTTCAACGACCCGTCGCTCGGTCCGTACATCGTCGTCAACTACACGTCCAACACTCCGCCGCAGCTGTATGAGCAGTTCCCGGACAACAACGCTGTCGTGAACACCACCACCCCGGAGCTGACCGCGTGGGCCGGTGGCGCCAACTCCACCGACGGCAGCACGAACAAGTACGAGTTCCAGGTCTATGACAGCACCAACAAGAAGGTCGCCGATTCCGGCCTGATCGCCACCGGCGACTGGACCGTACCGGCTGGCAAGCTCAAGTGGGGCCAGACCTCCTACTGGACCGTCCAGGCGTACGACGCCGGCATGTACTCGACCGCGACCTACACCGCGATCTCCGTTCAGGTCCCGCAGCCTGCCATCACCTCCGGGCTCTCGCAGAACAGCAGTGACCACGGCTTCGACGCCTCCAGCAGCAACTACACGACCTCCGACACGGATGCGTCGATCTCCACCGTCGGCCCTTCGCTGGACGTCGAGCGCGACTACAACTCGCGCGACCCGCGCTGGACCGGAGGGTTCGGAGCCGGCTGGTCGAGCATCTTCGACTCCCGAGCCACCGAGCAGTACACCGCGACCGGTGCCGTATCGAGCGTCTTCGTCACCTACCCGGACGGCTCCCAGGTCGGATACGGCAAGAACCCCGACGGTACGTTCACCGCGGGCGCCGGACGCTTCGCCACCTTCAAGGCGGTCACCGGTGGGTACTCGCTGACAGACAAGGACGACACGGCCTACACCTTCACGCAGTCCCTGGGCGCCGGAGGCTACGGCCTCACGTCAGTGACCGACGCCGACGGCCGGGCTGTCAGCCTCACCTGGGCGGGCGGGCACGTCACACAGATGGCGTCCACGGTGTCCAGCCGCGCGCTGCACCTGACGTGGTTCACCCCGGCCGGTGCGAGCACCGCGCACATCCAGACCGTGGTCACCGACCCCGTCACCGCTGGTGCCCCGGCAACCGCACAGACCTGGACGTACGACTACACCGGGGACCAGCTGTCCACCGTCTGCTCACCGATATCGACAACCGCCTGCACCAAGTACGGCTATCAATCGGGCTCGCAGTACCAGAACGCCTCCCTCGACCTCGACCCGCACGCGATGTGGCCGATGTCGGAGGCTTCCGGCAGCACTGCCAAGGACGCGGTCCTGGCCAACGAAGGCACCACCAATGCCACCTACCAGAACGTCGCCCTGGGACAGCCCGGTCCGCTGACCGGCGGTACGGCCACGGTCGCCGGGTTCAACGGCACCTCGTCCGACGTCGTGCTGCCGAACGACCTCGGAAATGACACCGACTCCGGAGCGCTGTCGCTCTGGTTCAAGACGTCGGCCGGCCCGGGAGTCCTGTACTCCTACGCCTCCCAGCCCATCAGCTCAGGCGACGCGGCCGGCTTCTACACCCCGTCCGTCTACGTGGGTACGGACGGCAAACTGAACGCCGAGTTCTGGTACAGCGGCGGCATCAACCCCATCACCACCAGCGCATCGGTCGCCGACGGCAAGTGGCACCACGTGGTGCTCTCGGCCGCGGGCAACTCCCAGAGCCTTTACCTGGACAATGCGAAGGTCGGCTCGCGCAGCGGCACCGTGTCCATCCAGAGCGCGGTCGCCTTCGGCAAGAACCAGCCCTTCAACTACCTGGGCACCGGATTCCTCGGCGGTAACTGGCCGGATGAGCCGCATCAGAGCTCCACGTCCAAGGACGGGTACGCGACCTACTTCAACGGCTCCATCGCGGATGCCGCCTGGTACGACCGACCGCTGGTCGCCGCCGACGTCAGCTCGCTCTACAAGTACGGCACCCATGCGGCGAGTCTGTTGACCTCCATCACGCGTCCGTCCGGCAAGACCTACCAGGCGATGGCCTACGACCCGGTCACCACTGCGCTGACCCAGGAGACCGACGAGAACGGCGGCGTCTGGAAGCTCGGCGCCCCGACCGTCACCGGCTCCAGCCAGACCTACCGGGGCGCGGTGCTCGGCAGCGCGCCCGCCACCTATTTGCGGCTCGGCGAAGCGTCCGGTGCTACGACGGCTGCCGACGAGACACGCGGTGGCAATGGCACCTACAGCGGCGCGACGCTGGGCGCCGCCGGCCCCTTCACCGACCAGAAGACAGCGTCTTTCAACGGCACCTCGTCGCGCGTGCAGATACCCGACACCGTTACCGGTGACAAGGAAGCGACTGCGGAGGTGTGGTTCTCGACGACGCACGGCGGGGGCATTCTGCTCAACGCCCAGTCCGGCCCGGTGGGCGGCACTGTTTCCTCCACCGCCCCGATCCTGTGGATCGGCTCGGACAACAAACTGCACGGCGGCTTCTACACAACTGGCGGCTCCGTCCAGCTCTCCTCCGCCGGTACGGTCACCGACGGCAAGTGGCACCACGCCCTGATCAGCGCCACCGGAACCGACCAGACCCTCTACTTGGACGGAAACCAGTCCGCGACCAAGGCATCCACCGCCGCCCTCACGAACAGCGCGCGCAGCACGATCTATCTCGGCACAGGCACCACCGGAAGTGGCTGGGCCGGTCTGACCAGCGGCACCACCGCCTACTACAACGGTTCGCTCGCCGAAGCGGCGCTCTACCGCACCGCACTCACCGCGCAGGACGCCGCAGCCCACGTGGAGGCGGCCAAGAACTCCACCGGGCTGCTGCCCGTGGAGACCGTGAAGGTGACATCCCCGACCCCGGCCACCCTCACGTACACCTACGACGTCACCAACAGCAACCGGGCCCTGACCGAGACCGACGGTCTCGGAAACAAGACCAGCTTCGGCTACGACACCGGTGGATTCGAGCACACCGTCACCGACCCCAACGGGGCGATGACCGTCACAGGCCACGACGTGCGCGGCAACGTGGTCTCCTCGACCACCTGTCAGGACCAGGCGGCCAACCGCTGCTCGACCGATTACTACAGCTACTACCCCGACGACACCACCGCCCAGCTCACCACCGCCGACCCGCGCAACGACCTGCTGCTGACGGAGCGGGACGGACGCTCCTCATCCGCGACCGACGACACCTATCTGACCTCGTACACCTACGACACCGCAGGTGACCAGACCAAGATCACCGGCCCTGCGGTGGCCGGATTTCCCGACGGCCGTTCCACCAGCACGGTGTACTCCGACGGCACCAGCGCCTACCCTGCCGCCGACAGCGGAGCAGTGCCGAAGGGCCTTCCCGTGGAGACGGTCAGCCCGGGCGGCGCCGTCAACTCGGTGTCGTACTTCAAGAACGGTGACGTCGCCTCGACCACCGACGCCGTCGGCCTCGTGTCCACCTTCAGCTACGACGGACTCGGCCAGGTCCTCACCAAGAAGGTCGTCTCCGACACCTACCCGGCCGGTCTCACCACCACCTTCACCTACGACGCTGCAGGGCAGGTCACCGAGGAAGACGACCCCCAACTCACCGACCGCATCACCGGCGCCACTCACGCGGCCGTATCCACCACGGCGTTCGACGCCGACGGAAACGTGACCTCGCAGACGGTCGCCGACGCGAAGGGCGGAGACAAGTCCCGTACCGAAAAGCAGACATACGACGCCTACGACCACGTGCAGACCGAGTCCGACGCGAACAATGCGGCAGGCGCGTCCAACGGCAACACGACGACCTACACCTACGACCTCTCCGGGAACAAGACCACCGAGGTCACCTCCTCGGGCACCGAAACCCGGTACACGTACAACGACAACGGTGACCTGCTCACTCAGGGCGTCATGTACAGCGGCAGCCCGCTGAATCCGCAGCCCCCCTCACTACTCACCGAGTCCTCACGGGCCTACGACCCGGCCGGCCGCCTCGCGTCAGTGACCGATGCCATGGGCAACACCACGGCGTACACCTACACCGACGACGGGCTCACCGCGACGGTGAAGCGCACCAGCGCAGACGGCAGCAGCAGCTCCGTCCTGGAGGCGGACACCTACGACGCCGAGGGCAACGTACTCACCAGCACTACCGACAACGGTGAGAACGTCACCACATACACGGTCGACGCGGCGTCCCGCAACACCTCCACCACCACCGACCCGACCGGTGTGGACCGCGTCTCCACCGTCTCGTACACCCCCGACGACGAGGTCGCCAGCGAGAGCGATCACGACGCCTCCGGCTATGACGCCACCACGACGAGCACCTACGACGCGATGGGCAACACGCTCAGTGAGACGCTGTACGGCGACGCCTCGGGGCATCCCAGCGGCTGGTGGAAACTGAACCAGCCTTCGGGAACCAACGTCACCGACTCCTCCGGGACCGGGAACACAGCTACCGTCTCCGGTGCGACGTGGTCGGATTCCGCCGCGCACTTCTCCGGCACCACGGGGCAGCAGATCTCCACCAATGCGCCGGTGCTCGACACCACGGCGTCGTACACGGTCTCCGCCTGGGTGAACCTGGACTCGCTGCCCACGCACAACGCAGCGGTGGTGGCCCAGACGGGCAGCACCAACAGCTCCTTCATGCTCATGTACAACACCTCCCACAACGGCACACCGCTCTGGGACATGGAGCAGACCACCAAGGACGCGTCAGGCACTGCTTTCCCCGGGGCCTACGCGACGGCCGCGCCGAAGGCCGGCTCCTGGACCCATCTGGTGGGGGTCTTCGACGCCACGACCGGCGCCGAACAGCTCTACGTGGACGGCGCGTTGTCGGGAACCGGCACGAACGCCACACCGTGGAACGCGAGCGGCCCGCTGACCATCGGACAGGATAAGTACGCGGGAAGCGACTCCGATCCGTTGCCCGGCGGAGTATCCAACGTGCAGGTCTACCAGCGCGCTCTGTCCGCCTCCGATGTCTCCTCCCTGTACGGCAAGGGCCGCAACGGCGGCACCGTCGGCTCTTCCAACGAGCAGACCACGTCGTACACGTACGACAAGCGCGGACTCCAGTCCTCGATGACCGACGCCGAGCACAACACGACGAACTACTCGTACGACGAGGCCGGAAACCTCGCCGTCACCACCGCGCCGGCCGTCCAGGCGGAGGCCGACGGAACCAACCCGGCCACCATGCACCCGGTCACCTCCAGCGGTTTCAACACCTTCGGTGAGTCAGTGGAGGAGCAGGACCCCGACGGCAATGTGACAACGACGGCGTATGACGCCAATGGCAACAAGGTCTCCGAGGCCCTGCCGCCGTACACACCGCCGGACGCGAGCGAACCGGTAGCCGATACCTCGGTGTGGACCTACGACAGCGACGGCAACCAGCTCACGCAGACCACGCCGGGCGGCAGGACCACACACTCCCTCTACGACCAGCTGGGCAACGTCGTCCAGGTCACCGACGCGGACGGAAAGAACACCCAGGCCTCGTACGACACCGCAGGCGACCAGCTGACATCGACGGACCCGACAGGAGCATCCACCCAGTCGACCTACGACTACCTGGGCCGGCCCCTCACCTCCACCACCCTGGAGCGCTACCCCTCGACGCGGACCCTCACCACGACCAATTCGTATGCGGTGAGCACCGGCAACCCGTACGGGGCACACCTCGCGTCGACCACGTCCCCAGGCGGCGTCACGACGTCATACGGCTACAACCGGGCCGGAGACGTCACCTCGATGACGGACGGCGCGGGCAACACGACCAAGTACACCTACGACTTCGACGACAACCCGCAGAAGACGATCCTGGCGGACGGAACCTGGAGCGAGACCGACTACAACGCGTCCGGCCAGCCGACGTACGACAAGCAGTACGACGCGAACGACAAACTGCTCAGCCAGTCCTCACAGGAGTACGACGGCGCCGGCAACGTCATCGCATCCACCGACCCCAACGGGCACACCAGCCGCTTCACCTACGACGGGGCCGGCACGGTCACCCAGGAGATCCAGCCGGTCGACGCCTCGACATCGATCACGACAAGCTTCGGCTACGACGCGGCAGGCAACCGGACACGCTTCACCGACGGACGCGGCAACGCCTGGCGGTACACCTACAACGGCCGCGGCCAGCAGGCGTCGATCGCCGAGCCGACCACAGCGCAGTACACCTCGGCCGCCGACTCGACCACGGCCTTCGCCTACGACGCCGACGGCCAGATGACCAAGGCCGTGCTGCCCGGCGGCACGACCACGTCGATGACGTACGACGCCAACGGCGACCTCAAAACGATGTCCGGACAAGGCGCGGACGCCGCCACCGCGACCCGCAACTTCACCTACGACAGCAACGGCCGGGTGAAGAGCGCCGACACCGATGCCGCGGGCATCGCAGGCCAGGCCGACCACCAGGACGCCACCCACGAGGCATTCGGCTACGACGACCGCAGCGACCTCCTGTCGGCCTCGGGCTCCGCGGGCACATCCAGCTTCACCTACAACGACGACTCGTCCCCACTGACCAGGACGGACGCGGCCGGCACCACCAAGTACGGCTACGACACAGCCGGCCGGCTCAAAACCCTCGACGATCCAGCCACCGGCACACAGCTCTCGTACACCTACGGGCAGCTCAACGAGGTCAAGCAGATCCAGTACGGCGCCACCGGCCAGGTCAGAACGCTGGGCTACAACTCCGCGCACGAACTGACCGGAGACACACTGCGCCAGGGCGCCACGAACCTGTCGAACATCACCTATGGATACGACAACAACGGCAACCTGAAGTCGAAGAAGACGGAGGGTGTGACGGGCGCGTCCTCGAACACCTACACCTTCGACTGGGCGGACCGCCTTACGTCCTGGAACAACGGAACCAAGAACACCGCCTACAGCTACGACGCTTCAGGCAACCGGGTACGGGTTGGCTCGGACGTCTACACCTACGATGCCCGCGACCAGCTGACCTCGGACGGCACACACACCTACAGCTATTCGGCGCGCGGCACCATGACATCGCAGTCATCGGTGGCGGATGGCACACAGAAGTTCACAACGGACGCGTACGGCGGCCAGATCACCGCCGGTACACAGTCCTTCGGCCTGGACGCGATGGGCCGCGACATCACGGACCGGGAATCCGTGTCCGGCGACACCCGGACCTTCCAGTACTCCGGGGCGGACAACACGATCGCCTCGGACGACGACTCCACCTATACCTACGACCCCTCCGGCGGCCTGGTCGGGATCGGCTCGCAGACCGGCGGGCCTGGTGTGCTTGCGCTGACGGATCAGCACGACGACGTCGTCGGAACGTTCACGTCGGGCGCGAGCACTCTGACGGGCTCGGCGAGTTACGACCCACTGGGGAACACTCTTGGGCTGTCCACTGTGGCAGGCCACCTGGGCTTCCAGTCAGGGTGGACGCAACCGGGCTCGACCCCGGATACGGATTCGGGTGATGTCGGAACAGCATCACGCTGGTACAACCCGGACACCGGGACATTCCGGAATAAGGACAGCATCGCGCTGGACCCCGTCCCGAACTCGGTGTCCGCGAACCCCTTCGCCTACGTCGATGACAATCCCATGGCAGGCACCGACGAGTCGGGCAACTGCTCCTGGTACGACGTGGTCTGCGGTGCCAAGAAGGTAGTTCACAAGGCCAAGCACGTCGTCAAAAAGGTGGCGCACAAGGTCTACCACGCGGTCAAGAAGGCCGTGAAGAAGGTCGTACACGCGGCCAAGCACGTCGCCCGCAAGATCGTGCACAAAGTCCGGGACGTCTACCACGCAACCGTGCGGGTCGTCCGCCGCGTCTACCACTACACGTCACGCAGAGTCAGACGGGTCTACCACGCAGCGGTCCATGTGGTGCATACCGCCTATCACAAGGTGTCGAAGGTCGTACACCGTGTGGTGCACGCGGCGAAGAAGGTCGTGCACACGGTCAAGAAGGCCGTCAAGAAGGCCGCGCACGTGGTGAAGCAGGCGGCACGCACCGCTTACCACGCCACGGTCACGGCAGCGAAGACAGCGGCCACGTTCGTCAAGCACCATGCGGCTGCGATCACGTCATTCGTCGTATCGACCGCGGTGTTCGCGGGCTGCGAGGCAGTGACCGCGGGCGTCGGCTCGATCGGCTGCGCGGCAGCCGCGGGCGCGGCAGGAGCACTGGTCACGCAGGGCTTCGCGTGCGCCCAGAAGGGCGGCGACGCGTGCAGCGTCGGAGCCTTCGCCGGCTCGGCGGTCGAGGGCGGCATCGAGGGCGCACTGGGCGGCGCCCTGGGCAAGATCGGCGGCTCCCTGCTGGCGAAAGCGGCACCCAAGGCGATGAAGGTCGTCGGCGGGCTGTTCGGGAAGGGCGCATCGGAAGCCGAGGACACCGCGGCCACGGACGCCACGTCCGAGGCCACAGCACGAGGCGAGCAGGAGGCGGCAGGGTCACGGACCGAGGGATGCGGCACCGTCCACAGCTTCACCGGCGGGACGCGTGTCCTGATGGCCAACGGATTCTCGAAGGCCATTGCCCAGGTCAAGGTTGGTGACACGATCGCGAACTCGGTGCCGGGCGTGTCGGGCACCGAGGCTCACAAGGTCACGGCGGTGATCGTCACGCACACGGACCACGACTTCGTGGACGTGACGGTCAAGGCGGGTGGAGCTGCCGCGGCGAAGGACGCGTCGGCATCACCATCGGCGGGTAAGGCGTCGGTGGCGAAGAGCATTGCTAAGAAGGCGGTCCGTAAGGCGGCCTTCGGCCTGGCAGCGTCGGCCGCGGTACTGGGGGCGCTGTCGGCGCACCACGCGACAGGACCGGCCTCTGACACGGCCACAGTCGCGGCTGTCAGTCAAGTACAGGCGGCTGACGCATCAGCACCGGTGGCGGCCAAGGAGGTGGCGACGAAGGGCGAACACCTCACCACCACCTTCCACCACCCCTTCTACGACAAAACCCGAGCCGCATTCACCGAGGCCAAGAACCTCCACCAGGGCGACGTCCTCCAGACCCCAGCCGGCACGGCAAAGGTCATCAGTGTCCGCCTCTACCACGCCAACACCACCACCTACGACCTCACCATCGGCAGCCTGCATACGTACTATGTGCTCGCTGGGGCCACACCGGTCCTCGTCCATAACTGCAATGGGACAATCGATCCCAAGTTGGTCAGGTTCTCGCAGGATACCGTTAGTCCGCGCTTCAGCAGCGGTGAGACAATTGAGCAGACTGCTGCTGGCTTGCGATCGGGCTACGTAAAGCCGGAGGATTTGCCAACTATGCGCCTCCAGTACAAGGGTGGGAACCTTCATACGCTTGACAATCGGCGTCTGGTTGCCTTCCAAAAGGCGGGGGTTCAAATGCCCTTCAGGATGGCTACCCCTGAAGAAATCGCAGCTGAATCATGGAAGTTCACGACGAAAAACGAAGGGAGGTCGATTGTGATCAATCACTTCGACCCAGTGGGGTGGGCCCCATGA